One window of Polyangiaceae bacterium genomic DNA carries:
- a CDS encoding JAB domain-containing protein yields MLEVQPPPQARPHTQSRRLRVDGQRRLLVSPGEQSDLQLLSGVLGATRTGPDAEELAQSLLSECGGLPGLRRLGVAGLIEFGLLEGQALRLLSALELGARSLLCDLSGKRRCLDHFEAVVDWARPRLATLDHEEVWLLTLDGQNGLIQSRRVAQGGLHGCALLPRDVLRPALRDGASAFILVHNHPSGDPTPSPDDVDMTRHLVEAARLLGTPLLDHIVVARGGAASMLDLGVV; encoded by the coding sequence ATGCTCGAAGTGCAACCTCCCCCCCAAGCCCGTCCTCACACGCAGAGCCGTCGGCTCCGAGTCGATGGCCAACGTCGGCTTCTCGTTTCCCCGGGGGAACAAAGCGATCTACAACTGCTGAGCGGCGTTCTGGGCGCGACGCGCACCGGACCGGATGCGGAGGAGCTCGCCCAAAGCTTGCTCAGTGAGTGCGGCGGGCTGCCGGGGCTCCGCCGACTCGGAGTCGCGGGCTTGATTGAGTTCGGGTTGTTGGAGGGCCAGGCGCTCCGTCTGCTGAGCGCCCTCGAGCTGGGCGCGCGCAGCTTGCTCTGCGACCTCAGCGGCAAGCGCCGCTGCTTGGACCACTTCGAAGCGGTGGTCGACTGGGCGCGGCCGCGTCTCGCTACTCTCGATCACGAAGAGGTCTGGCTCTTGACGTTGGACGGGCAGAACGGACTGATTCAGAGCCGGCGCGTAGCCCAAGGCGGCCTGCACGGCTGCGCGCTGCTTCCACGGGATGTGCTGCGGCCTGCGCTTCGCGACGGTGCGAGCGCCTTCATCTTGGTCCACAACCACCCGAGCGGCGATCCCACGCCGAGCCCCGATGACGTGGACATGACCCGCCACCTGGTTGAGGCGGCGCGTCTGTTGGGCACGCCGCTCCTGGATCACATCGTCGTTGCCCGCGGAGGCGCCGCGTCGATGCTGGACCTGGGGGTGGTGTGA
- a CDS encoding competence/damage-inducible protein A: MSAEQSPAEKRSVSTAAALIIGDELLSGKIREENIYELAKLLRTLGIRFCRVNLIGDDLDNIANEVKALSETHDVVFTSGGVGPTHDDITIEGVAKAFGVEAQVHADVEALLQRAYGERYHEGHQRMALVPEGAELLSSEEVPWPTIVMRNVWVLPGVPEVFRMKLLLVKAHLVGTQRFLSRAVFTKMDEGDLKPLLDQVVAHHSEVAVGSYPRWRSPDYKTKITFDAASEVVLQPALDEFLQLLPEGEPQRVE; this comes from the coding sequence ATGAGCGCTGAGCAGAGCCCGGCTGAGAAGCGCAGCGTCTCGACCGCCGCTGCGCTGATCATTGGTGACGAGCTCCTCAGCGGAAAAATCCGCGAAGAAAATATCTATGAGCTCGCCAAGCTGCTTCGCACGCTGGGCATTCGCTTTTGTCGCGTCAACCTGATCGGCGATGATCTGGACAACATCGCGAACGAAGTGAAGGCGCTGAGCGAGACTCACGACGTCGTCTTCACGAGCGGCGGAGTTGGACCGACCCACGACGACATCACGATCGAAGGCGTCGCGAAGGCGTTCGGGGTCGAAGCTCAGGTGCACGCTGATGTCGAGGCGCTGCTCCAGCGCGCCTACGGCGAACGCTATCACGAAGGTCACCAGCGCATGGCCCTGGTACCCGAAGGCGCGGAGCTACTCAGCAGCGAGGAGGTCCCCTGGCCCACGATCGTGATGCGCAACGTGTGGGTGTTGCCGGGCGTGCCGGAGGTCTTCCGCATGAAGCTCTTGCTCGTGAAGGCCCACCTCGTCGGCACCCAGCGCTTTCTGAGTCGCGCGGTGTTCACCAAGATGGATGAAGGCGATCTCAAGCCGCTGTTGGATCAGGTCGTAGCGCATCACAGCGAAGTGGCCGTTGGCTCGTATCCGCGCTGGCGCAGCCCAGACTACAAGACGAAGATCACCTTCGACGCGGCGTCCGAAGTGGTGTTGCAACCGGCACTCGATGAGTTCCTGCAGTTGCTGCCCGAAGGCGAGCCTCAGCGGGTGGAGTAG
- the xseB gene encoding exodeoxyribonuclease VII small subunit, with protein sequence MPEAEAPALSFEDAVRRLGEIVERLEEGDLPLDESLDLFEEGIRLARASGQRLDAAEQRVEKLLSFDRSGEPIVEDLEDER encoded by the coding sequence GTGCCTGAAGCCGAGGCACCCGCCCTCTCCTTCGAGGATGCGGTGCGCCGCCTGGGGGAAATCGTCGAGCGCCTGGAAGAGGGCGACCTGCCGCTAGATGAGTCCCTCGATCTATTCGAAGAGGGGATCCGCTTGGCGCGCGCATCGGGGCAGCGCCTGGATGCGGCTGAGCAGCGCGTTGAAAAACTCCTGAGCTTCGATCGGTCTGGCGAGCCCATCGTGGAAGACCTGGAGGATGAGCGATGA
- the murA gene encoding UDP-N-acetylglucosamine 1-carboxyvinyltransferase, with protein sequence MDAIQIRGGRPLNGRIRISGAKNAALPILCATLLSDGQSKLRNVPALRDIDTTAALLRFLGRDVVVDAPEVHVASASGEPRPLAPYELVRQMRASVLVLGPLVARYGRAKVSLPGGCAIGARPIDQHLKGLEVLGANIRVEHGYVVAEAPRLTAGEIVFDIPTVTGTENLMMAAALAKGRSVLVNCAREPEVEELGRVLNKMGAKVEGAGTAVIHIEGRDELDPFDHAVISDRIEAGTFMAAVGATGGDVLLENAPLDDLEPVVVKLRKAGLEIEREGEHTRVRRLGVLKAVDATTAPHPGFPTDMQAQFMALMCCAEGRAVLTETIFENRFMHVPELMRMGANIDTRHNTAMVEGVKKLSGASVMATDLRASASLVIAGLVAEDETIVRRVYHLDRGYEHIEEKLAGVGADIQRISLERGALP encoded by the coding sequence ATGGACGCGATACAGATCCGAGGCGGACGGCCTCTGAACGGCCGAATTCGTATCAGCGGCGCCAAGAACGCCGCGCTCCCGATCCTCTGCGCCACGCTGCTCTCGGACGGTCAGAGCAAGCTGCGCAACGTACCGGCCCTGCGCGACATCGACACCACCGCGGCGCTGCTCAGGTTCCTGGGACGCGATGTGGTGGTCGACGCGCCCGAAGTCCATGTCGCCTCTGCCAGCGGGGAGCCGCGGCCCCTGGCGCCTTACGAGCTGGTGCGTCAGATGCGCGCTTCCGTGCTCGTGCTGGGGCCGCTCGTTGCGCGCTATGGTCGCGCCAAGGTGTCACTGCCTGGCGGCTGCGCGATCGGCGCCCGCCCCATCGACCAACACCTGAAGGGCCTGGAAGTCCTCGGTGCCAACATCCGTGTCGAGCACGGCTACGTCGTGGCCGAAGCGCCGCGGCTGACGGCTGGTGAAATCGTCTTTGATATCCCCACGGTAACGGGTACCGAGAACCTGATGATGGCGGCCGCTCTCGCCAAGGGGCGCAGCGTGCTCGTCAACTGCGCGCGTGAGCCCGAGGTCGAGGAGCTCGGCCGGGTGCTGAACAAGATGGGCGCCAAGGTAGAGGGCGCCGGCACCGCCGTGATTCACATCGAGGGTAGAGACGAACTCGACCCCTTCGACCACGCGGTGATCTCCGATCGCATCGAGGCAGGGACCTTCATGGCGGCGGTGGGTGCCACCGGCGGCGACGTGCTCTTGGAGAACGCACCTCTCGACGACCTGGAACCGGTCGTGGTGAAGCTGCGCAAGGCGGGCCTCGAGATTGAACGCGAAGGCGAGCACACCCGCGTGCGTCGCCTCGGAGTGCTCAAGGCGGTGGACGCGACCACCGCGCCTCACCCAGGGTTCCCCACGGATATGCAGGCGCAGTTCATGGCGCTGATGTGCTGCGCCGAGGGGCGCGCAGTGCTCACCGAGACTATTTTCGAGAACCGCTTCATGCACGTTCCGGAGTTGATGCGCATGGGCGCGAACATCGACACCCGCCACAACACCGCGATGGTCGAAGGCGTGAAGAAGCTCTCTGGCGCCAGCGTGATGGCCACTGATTTGCGCGCCAGCGCGTCGCTCGTGATCGCTGGCTTGGTGGCCGAGGACGAGACCATCGTGCGTCGCGTGTATCACCTGGACCGCGGCTACGAGCACATTGAAGAGAAGCTCGCCGGCGTGGGCGCTGACATCCAGCGCATCAGCCTGGAGCGCGGCGCGCTACCCTGA
- a CDS encoding ATP phosphoribosyltransferase has protein sequence MSRPLTIAVPKGRILKTLAPLFESAGIDTTSLLADDRKLVRETPDGKLAFLLLKPDDVPTYVEYGAADLGISGRDTLLERRSDLYLPLDLGIGRCRMVVAGPRGAVVPEVPRIATKFQRIATEHFAKKGIQAEVIYVGGSVELSPLVGLSDLIVDLVETGTTLKENDLVEREVICEISSLLIANRAQYKLRHAEIAPLIQRLASHVNQA, from the coding sequence ATGTCCCGACCGCTGACCATCGCCGTGCCCAAAGGGCGCATCCTGAAGACCCTGGCGCCGCTCTTCGAATCCGCGGGGATCGACACCACGAGCCTGTTGGCGGACGATCGCAAGCTCGTGCGGGAGACTCCGGACGGCAAGCTAGCGTTCTTGCTCCTCAAGCCTGACGACGTGCCCACCTACGTCGAGTACGGCGCCGCAGACCTGGGGATCAGCGGGCGCGATACGCTGCTCGAGCGTCGCTCCGACCTCTATCTGCCCCTCGATCTCGGCATCGGGCGTTGCCGCATGGTAGTGGCTGGGCCACGGGGCGCGGTGGTCCCCGAGGTGCCGCGCATCGCGACCAAGTTCCAGCGCATCGCGACGGAGCACTTCGCCAAGAAGGGCATTCAGGCCGAGGTCATCTACGTCGGCGGCTCCGTGGAGCTCTCCCCGCTCGTCGGCTTGAGCGATCTGATTGTCGACCTGGTCGAGACCGGCACCACGCTGAAGGAGAACGACCTCGTGGAGCGCGAAGTGATCTGCGAAATCAGCTCGCTTTTGATCGCGAACCGCGCTCAATACAAGCTGCGGCACGCTGAGATCGCGCCGCTGATTCAGCGGCTAGCCAGCCACGTCAATCAGGCGTGA
- a CDS encoding tetratricopeptide repeat protein, producing MGRLLMGHRVKMRGALTCCVAGALLIVMSAGSASASDDADAGNSARKSFDQGKAAAEVGRFSEAAEHFRHSLELAPKASAAFNLAVALRGMGHPKEARDVLDQLLADKYGAPPDAMLPEAKRLRAEVAASVSRLVVILSGSPNVPLRADLRVDGVRYEYREALRIEVNPGAHVVSATAKSYLPTEHKLVVAAGGSQRVRLKLELSPEARMATLEVVAKERDARVGIVGVAWGEGRVRRRVEPGSYQLQLRSDAGDRDSSVTVRSGTSYRVELTPDQSSFLSTPWPWIVAGVVVTGAVVGGYFLLRDPNKEPVSDPEYRTVETLVRF from the coding sequence GTGGGAAGACTACTGATGGGGCACCGGGTGAAGATGCGCGGTGCGCTGACCTGCTGCGTAGCGGGAGCGTTGCTGATCGTGATGAGCGCTGGTTCGGCGTCCGCGAGCGACGACGCGGACGCAGGCAACAGCGCGCGCAAGTCCTTCGATCAGGGCAAAGCCGCCGCCGAGGTCGGTCGCTTCAGCGAAGCAGCAGAACACTTCCGGCACTCGCTCGAGCTCGCGCCGAAGGCGAGCGCGGCGTTCAACTTGGCTGTCGCATTGCGTGGCATGGGACACCCCAAGGAGGCCCGCGATGTGCTGGACCAGCTACTGGCGGACAAATACGGCGCACCACCCGATGCCATGCTGCCCGAAGCGAAGCGACTGCGAGCCGAAGTCGCCGCCTCGGTGAGCAGGCTCGTGGTGATCTTGAGCGGGAGCCCCAACGTGCCCCTGCGTGCAGATCTGCGCGTCGATGGCGTACGCTATGAGTACCGCGAAGCGCTGCGCATCGAGGTCAATCCGGGCGCGCACGTCGTCAGCGCCACGGCGAAGTCGTATCTCCCCACGGAACATAAGCTGGTGGTCGCCGCGGGCGGGAGCCAGCGCGTGAGGCTCAAGTTGGAGCTCTCTCCGGAGGCGCGCATGGCGACGCTGGAGGTGGTCGCGAAGGAACGCGATGCCCGGGTGGGGATCGTCGGAGTCGCGTGGGGCGAAGGCAGGGTCCGGCGACGGGTCGAGCCAGGCAGCTATCAGCTCCAGCTGCGCTCCGACGCGGGGGACCGCGACTCGAGCGTTACCGTGCGCTCCGGCACGAGCTATCGCGTGGAGCTGACGCCCGACCAGAGCTCGTTCCTGAGCACGCCTTGGCCTTGGATCGTGGCGGGGGTGGTAGTCACCGGGGCGGTCGTCGGGGGCTACTTCTTGCTGCGGGACCCCAACAAGGAACCGGTGAGCGACCCGGAGTACCGAACGGTGGAAACCTTGGTGCGTTTCTAG
- a CDS encoding protein kinase, which produces MSSDVESTGGRYQVVCSLAEGGMGKVELALRSIDAFERLFALKRLRGEYMADPSVLAMLFDEARIAGLIRHPNVVSVLDVGEDEAGPFLLMEFVDGASVSQLIKRGGPGGLPLEVALRVAIQAAEGLHAAHELKDAGGKPLELVHRDVSPQNILVGFDGVARVTDFGIAKALGRDTRTSTGILKGKLGYLSPEQLRFEDLDRRADLFALGVTLFEMLSGARLYSGPEVNEVARRILTEPPPDIQSFRDDVPPEVEELLFELLAKQRELRPASAKDVARRLEDALRFSVPEGGLEVGDYVESLFASDRAKLQQTLQRFRSSAGALQVASPSSDPTPAVMPATSSGPKPTPPKRARWLAAGLVLVLTLFGFWWGLGALSRTKSPPVAEPSEPTKEQSAVAAAPLASDPARISSASPANSAPPEGPVKTSNSAVKSKPSPPNPGPPRKPASKKGLPLWEDY; this is translated from the coding sequence TTGTCTTCTGACGTGGAAAGCACCGGGGGCAGGTACCAAGTGGTCTGCAGCCTCGCCGAAGGTGGCATGGGCAAGGTGGAGCTTGCCCTGCGCAGCATCGACGCGTTCGAGCGCCTGTTCGCGCTCAAGCGTTTGCGCGGCGAGTACATGGCAGATCCAAGCGTACTCGCGATGCTGTTCGATGAGGCACGCATCGCTGGACTGATTCGTCACCCAAACGTCGTGAGCGTGCTCGACGTCGGCGAGGACGAGGCAGGACCGTTCCTGTTGATGGAGTTCGTGGACGGCGCCTCTGTGTCCCAGCTGATCAAGCGAGGCGGGCCAGGTGGTCTACCCCTGGAGGTGGCGCTTCGCGTGGCGATCCAAGCCGCAGAAGGCTTGCACGCCGCTCACGAGCTCAAAGACGCGGGAGGCAAGCCGCTAGAGCTCGTGCACCGCGATGTGTCTCCTCAGAACATCTTGGTCGGATTCGACGGCGTTGCTCGCGTCACCGATTTCGGCATCGCGAAGGCGCTGGGTCGCGACACGCGCACCTCGACCGGGATCTTGAAGGGCAAGCTCGGCTACCTCTCCCCGGAGCAACTGCGCTTCGAGGATCTCGATCGGCGCGCGGACTTGTTCGCACTCGGTGTGACCCTATTCGAGATGCTCTCCGGCGCGCGCCTCTACTCCGGCCCCGAGGTGAATGAAGTTGCCAGACGGATCCTCACGGAACCTCCTCCGGATATCCAGAGCTTCCGCGACGACGTCCCGCCCGAAGTGGAAGAGCTGTTGTTCGAGCTCCTGGCGAAACAGCGCGAGCTGCGCCCCGCCAGCGCAAAAGACGTAGCACGCCGACTCGAGGACGCGCTGCGTTTTAGCGTGCCCGAGGGCGGGCTCGAAGTGGGCGACTACGTGGAGTCGCTCTTCGCCTCCGACCGCGCCAAGCTTCAGCAGACCTTGCAGCGCTTCCGCAGTAGCGCTGGCGCCCTCCAGGTCGCATCGCCTAGCAGCGACCCTACACCGGCGGTGATGCCTGCGACTTCCTCAGGACCAAAACCGACTCCGCCAAAGCGCGCTCGTTGGCTCGCCGCCGGGCTAGTCCTCGTGCTCACTCTCTTCGGCTTCTGGTGGGGGTTAGGCGCCCTGTCTCGCACCAAGTCACCACCCGTCGCCGAGCCGTCTGAGCCCACCAAAGAGCAATCAGCTGTCGCCGCCGCTCCACTGGCGAGTGACCCCGCAAGAATCTCTTCAGCTTCCCCGGCGAACAGCGCACCACCCGAAGGGCCTGTGAAGACCTCGAACAGCGCCGTAAAGAGCAAACCCTCACCCCCGAACCCTGGTCCCCCACGGAAACCAGCGAGCAAGAAGGGATTGCCGTTGTGGGAAGACTACTGA
- a CDS encoding sensor histidine kinase encodes MQGSNRLLLAAGLVTWAMAGVPTLSHGLAEHVSWSFALWCIAFLTFGVAFCAMVFDVGKGRWDASLLGLESVAALCCIALGSGGAVGFTGILLAVVGGQLPFVLGLRTATLWVLVQSLVLALLFAWGGDGHWLTIGGYAGFQLFALGAGHVARRESDARRELAATHAELVATQALLAESARERERLRISRELHDSAGHHLTALSLQLELAKNAEGEQAKAAVVKARAIAGELLGEVRDTVRALRETRQVELEPALQALAQAASGLKVTIRVDPELQLDSDTAHALFRCAQEAVTNALRHSSAQHLTLDLCEVDEAAVLTVKDDGRGAAELRPGSGLSGLRERLEILGGEIQLETSPGRGFRLVASVPGGST; translated from the coding sequence GTGCAGGGCTCGAATCGCTTGTTACTCGCCGCGGGCCTAGTGACCTGGGCGATGGCGGGCGTGCCAACGTTGAGTCATGGCTTGGCGGAACACGTGAGCTGGAGCTTCGCGCTCTGGTGCATAGCGTTCCTTACGTTCGGGGTCGCGTTCTGCGCGATGGTGTTCGACGTGGGCAAGGGGCGCTGGGACGCGTCGCTGCTCGGGCTCGAGTCCGTGGCTGCGCTGTGCTGCATCGCTCTCGGGAGCGGAGGCGCCGTCGGGTTCACTGGGATCCTCCTCGCGGTGGTGGGCGGTCAGCTTCCGTTCGTGCTCGGCTTACGCACCGCCACGCTTTGGGTGCTCGTTCAGTCCCTGGTGCTCGCCTTACTGTTTGCTTGGGGGGGAGATGGGCACTGGTTGACCATCGGGGGTTACGCGGGGTTTCAGTTGTTTGCCCTCGGGGCAGGCCATGTGGCGCGGCGGGAGTCTGACGCGCGGCGCGAACTCGCAGCGACCCACGCGGAGCTGGTCGCCACTCAAGCGCTGCTCGCTGAATCCGCGCGGGAACGTGAGCGCCTGCGCATCTCCCGGGAGCTCCACGACTCCGCGGGACACCATTTGACGGCGCTCAGCTTGCAGCTCGAGCTGGCGAAGAACGCAGAAGGTGAGCAAGCCAAGGCTGCCGTGGTCAAGGCGCGCGCCATCGCTGGCGAGTTGCTCGGGGAGGTGAGGGATACGGTGCGTGCCCTGCGGGAGACGCGCCAAGTCGAGCTCGAGCCGGCACTCCAGGCGCTGGCACAGGCTGCGAGTGGACTGAAGGTGACTATCCGAGTGGATCCTGAGCTGCAGCTCGACTCGGATACGGCGCATGCGCTGTTCCGATGCGCCCAGGAGGCAGTGACGAACGCCTTGCGCCACTCGAGCGCCCAGCACCTGACACTGGACCTCTGTGAAGTCGACGAGGCCGCCGTGCTGACGGTCAAGGACGACGGTCGCGGAGCCGCAGAGCTCCGCCCCGGCTCCGGATTGAGCGGCCTCCGGGAGCGCCTCGAGATCTTGGGCGGGGAAATCCAGCTCGAGACGTCACCAGGGCGCGGCTTTCGCTTGGTCGCTTCGGTTCCCGGAGGATCCACGTGA
- a CDS encoding response regulator transcription factor, with product MKIRILLADDQALVRQGIRQLLELTPDFEVVGEASDGDEALALIAHQAADVLLLDVRMPHKTGLDVLRVLKAQKQPAPAAILLTTFDDDAVALEGIRLGARGFLLKDITLEQLTSGIRAVASGGTLINPAVTERVLRGLQRLEQGFEASELPDPLTPRETEVLRLMAAGSSNREIAEALGMAEGTAKNHASSILSKLGVRDRTRAVLRALELGYL from the coding sequence GTGAAGATCCGCATCCTGCTCGCAGACGATCAGGCGCTCGTGCGCCAAGGCATTCGGCAGCTGCTCGAGCTGACGCCAGATTTCGAGGTGGTGGGTGAGGCGAGTGACGGCGACGAGGCGCTCGCGTTGATCGCCCATCAGGCGGCGGACGTGCTGTTGCTGGACGTGCGCATGCCACACAAGACCGGGCTCGATGTGCTTCGCGTACTCAAAGCCCAGAAGCAGCCCGCGCCGGCGGCGATCTTGCTCACCACCTTCGATGACGATGCGGTCGCCCTCGAAGGGATCCGCCTCGGCGCCCGAGGCTTCCTGCTCAAAGACATCACGCTGGAGCAGCTCACCTCAGGTATCCGTGCGGTAGCGTCCGGAGGCACCTTGATCAACCCCGCGGTCACAGAGCGTGTGCTGCGCGGTCTGCAGCGCCTCGAGCAAGGCTTCGAAGCCAGCGAGCTACCCGATCCGCTGACGCCCCGGGAAACGGAGGTGCTGCGCCTGATGGCCGCCGGCTCCAGCAACCGTGAAATCGCCGAAGCCTTGGGCATGGCGGAGGGCACCGCCAAGAACCACGCCTCGAGCATCCTCTCGAAGCTCGGCGTGCGGGACCGCACCCGCGCCGTGCTGAGAGCCCTGGAGCTCGGCTACTTGTGA
- a CDS encoding Uma2 family endonuclease, producing the protein MADPVRKRATYEDVLNAPAHRVAEIVNGDLRLSPRPALPHAAASTALGEELGPPFKRGKGGPGGWILLDEPELHLGSDILVPDIAGWRRERLPMIPAEPYLSLAPDWLCEVLSPSTAKLDRAEKRPIYAREGVRHVWLVDPLARLLEVLRLEGEHWTLLGTYSDSAKVQAEPFEVFELELGVLWADSEPV; encoded by the coding sequence ATGGCTGACCCCGTCCGCAAGCGCGCGACCTACGAGGACGTCTTGAACGCTCCGGCACATCGCGTGGCTGAGATCGTGAACGGGGACTTGAGGTTGAGCCCGCGTCCAGCGCTGCCCCACGCGGCAGCCTCCACGGCCCTTGGCGAAGAGTTGGGGCCACCGTTCAAGCGCGGAAAGGGAGGGCCGGGCGGATGGATTCTGCTGGACGAACCGGAGCTGCACCTCGGCTCAGACATTCTGGTGCCCGACATCGCGGGCTGGCGTCGCGAACGACTACCGATGATCCCTGCGGAGCCGTATCTCAGCCTGGCCCCTGATTGGCTGTGCGAGGTGCTGAGCCCTTCGACCGCCAAACTAGACCGCGCGGAAAAGCGTCCGATCTATGCGCGGGAAGGTGTGCGTCACGTCTGGCTCGTCGATCCTTTGGCCCGCTTGCTGGAAGTGTTGCGCCTGGAAGGCGAGCACTGGACGCTGCTGGGCACCTACAGCGACTCGGCCAAGGTGCAAGCAGAGCCGTTCGAAGTGTTCGAGCTGGAGCTCGGTGTGCTCTGGGCTGACTCGGAACCGGTCTAG
- a CDS encoding helix-hairpin-helix domain-containing protein encodes MAQTSEGGNEGRPQEPPQNREETRVGSAAVLPEDPAWVLGGPPAHAWVDLQEPDAEAEAGFLARLKQSVWFPILSKGVGVVFVLFVLSLIGSWSTLRAKGVFGLGSPEESSGALFASQLGVDWVPSTPPAPPASALLPPKPSAQTAAEASAIAHPHPKEKSAGITSDGKVILNTASVEDFQRLPGVGKRRAETIVKLREKLKRFRRKTDLLRVRGIGVRTLKRLSPLIVVDPPPPPKDSAEEDKPDKAKKPKG; translated from the coding sequence ATGGCACAGACCAGCGAAGGAGGTAACGAAGGTCGCCCCCAGGAGCCTCCGCAAAACCGCGAGGAAACGCGCGTCGGCTCCGCTGCCGTCCTCCCCGAGGACCCTGCATGGGTCCTCGGGGGACCACCCGCGCACGCTTGGGTCGACCTTCAGGAACCGGACGCAGAAGCAGAGGCAGGCTTTCTGGCCCGCCTCAAGCAGAGCGTGTGGTTTCCGATCTTGAGCAAGGGCGTGGGCGTTGTGTTCGTGCTCTTCGTGCTGTCACTCATCGGCTCTTGGTCGACCTTGCGCGCGAAGGGCGTGTTTGGCCTCGGCTCCCCGGAGGAATCCTCCGGGGCGCTGTTCGCTTCCCAACTCGGTGTGGACTGGGTACCCAGTACTCCGCCCGCGCCACCAGCGAGCGCGCTGCTACCGCCGAAGCCCAGCGCCCAGACGGCGGCCGAAGCCTCTGCCATTGCTCACCCTCACCCCAAAGAAAAATCCGCGGGGATAACAAGCGACGGCAAGGTGATCCTGAACACGGCGAGCGTCGAGGACTTTCAGCGCTTGCCAGGGGTGGGGAAGCGACGCGCGGAGACCATCGTGAAGCTCAGGGAAAAGCTCAAGCGCTTCCGTCGCAAGACGGATCTGTTGCGCGTTCGCGGCATCGGTGTGCGCACCTTGAAGCGCCTGAGCCCGTTGATCGTCGTCGATCCACCCCCTCCGCCGAAGGACTCTGCGGAGGAAGACAAGCCGGATAAGGCCAAAAAGCCCAAAGGTTGA
- a CDS encoding SUMF1/EgtB/PvdO family nonheme iron enzyme, translating to MPTQSAAPRCQTLARGIQCTLATGFVLGLSVACGSQSPPEAAPVSPVEPLASSVAPLTTSPAASASSAEAKPTPPPPCPDGMLHVQHDYCPEMERKCLKSEYDRSNHITICHRFAEGENTCKAERVKLDFCIDRYEYPNEEGGHPPVMVSWYDAAGACGALGKRLCYESEWVAACEGPAEKPFPYGWERSSKKCNIDNRWISPSLKKIYSSDPAVSEPELKRLDQSKPSGAMKECVSDFGVYDLTGNFDEWALADRDRPKQRAVFAALKGGAWGHVRNACRPVTTSHEPEFTYYFVSFRCCSDPTAASEVASEGGGEAR from the coding sequence ATGCCCACCCAGTCAGCAGCTCCGCGGTGTCAGACCTTGGCTCGTGGGATCCAGTGCACCCTCGCGACCGGCTTCGTACTCGGGTTGAGCGTCGCGTGCGGAAGTCAGAGCCCGCCCGAGGCAGCGCCAGTGTCGCCCGTGGAGCCGCTCGCCAGTAGCGTGGCCCCGCTGACAACTAGTCCGGCTGCGTCGGCTTCCAGCGCGGAGGCGAAGCCTACCCCTCCGCCGCCTTGCCCTGACGGCATGCTCCACGTGCAGCACGACTACTGCCCGGAGATGGAGCGCAAGTGCTTGAAGAGCGAGTACGACCGGAGCAACCACATCACGATTTGCCACCGTTTCGCTGAGGGTGAGAACACCTGCAAGGCGGAGCGGGTGAAGCTCGACTTCTGTATCGATCGCTACGAGTACCCGAATGAGGAAGGCGGCCATCCGCCCGTAATGGTGAGCTGGTACGACGCGGCAGGGGCGTGTGGCGCGCTTGGCAAGCGCCTCTGCTACGAGAGCGAATGGGTCGCCGCCTGCGAAGGCCCAGCAGAAAAGCCGTTTCCCTATGGATGGGAACGCTCCAGCAAGAAATGCAACATCGACAACCGCTGGATCAGTCCCAGTCTCAAGAAGATTTATTCGAGCGATCCCGCGGTCAGCGAACCGGAGCTGAAGCGCCTCGATCAGAGCAAGCCCAGCGGCGCGATGAAGGAATGCGTCAGCGACTTCGGGGTCTACGACCTCACCGGAAACTTCGACGAGTGGGCCCTGGCGGACCGAGATCGCCCGAAACAGCGCGCCGTCTTTGCCGCGCTGAAGGGTGGGGCGTGGGGACACGTCCGCAACGCTTGTCGTCCGGTGACGACCAGCCACGAACCCGAATTCACCTACTATTTCGTCTCGTTTCGCTGTTGCAGCGACCCCACCGCGGCGTCTGAAGTGGCCAGCGAGGGCGGGGGAGAGGCGCGCTAG